The genome window GGGGACACCTGTTTGGTCCTTAACCATGCATCAGAGAGAATTAAATTCAAGAATTTAAATTCTTTTTGCTTGAATTTAGACCAACACagggatttaaaaataaatattctttaacATTGCATCTCTGCAGCTGATTGAAAGTGAAAGGGACAATTTAAGAAAAAGCAAAGAGCCAGAGTATGATATTCTAATACTCAGACCCAAGAAATATTAAAGGACAATTCTCCCAAAATACAACCTTAAGTTACTTTGCAAAAGCAGTTTGTTTTCTACGATTCCGACAATCAAAAttgatctgtgttttttttaagtaacaatatttagaaaaatgcaaTACAGAGAGGACCATTAAAAGAACATATAAGGTCTTGATGTGTGGACGGacattattttaatgatttaactGAAACACCATTATATAGTGGTTAGTTGGATCTACCAAACAATctattgtcacattttattaaagaCATTTACAGATATTTGTGAACGCAGTGTGTCTGCAAATgtgagtcatttaaaaaaaaaaagacataatgaggctatatttgtagttttaaagttcaaagtaattttactttgaCCTCAGAAGGTCAcaagtaaaaacagaaacattttaggACATCCGTTTTGCAGAGCAACAGAAAGTACATTTCAGTGGAACTGTCCTTTAAATACCCTCTCTTCTGTACTTTTACCACCACAAATTAATAACAGAAGAGCAGAGGGGagcttttggtttcacatttttaaacgAATGGCcagaataaaagtaaaatttaacgtgaagcataaaaaagagaaaagcttATGATTTCTTGGTGAGACATCAAAGAGTCCCGTGGCCCCGCTGCCTCGTGTGTCGCTTCCCTCTCTGACTACCAGCCTCCTTTGCctcccttcttctttttctgtggTGCCTTCTTGCGTGTGGCCCCCGAGGCTGCAGGTTTCTGCTGTCGTGGGGGGACCACGTTGCTGGCGGGGGCTGTAGTTGAGCCGGATGCAGAGCCGGGTCTGGGGGAGGTAGGGGGGCTGGTGGCTGTCTTGCTGGCATCTCTGGAACAGAGGACGAGACAAAGATTGTGTCACTGATTGCCCACAAGGAAATATCTTTGTCATAAAACTTTTCCCCAAAAAACCTCTTActaaatatgtttacatgtgTGTATCTATATacccctgttgtttttatttttatttatttattttttttttaacactccTACAGGCAAATTCTTAGAATTTtggaaaatatattatatatttctacCACTTGTATCATATTTGTTCTGAATTGCTGTgtcttataataaaaacagaagaataatGCCCAAGATGACTTCTACTAGTTACTTATtttgtctaaaaataaaaattaaaaaaagctaattataaatataattaaatttaagaagctgaaaacaaaacaaggtaATTTTGCTTGATAATTACTTTAAAGGTAACAATTATAAAAATTGGTTTAAATTAGTTGTCCATTCCCTATTTTTTAAGccaatatatctatatattaaaaacaatatgaTGCACCTCAAACAACAtccattttttggggggaaaaggcCATATAATTGGTCTATATTTAGTATTTCCTTGTTAAAATTATGATTAAGGGTTGGTTTGAGGGCTGAGATAGgttacattataataataaaatgagcaGAATAGAAGCATATCTGACAGTCTTAACATATGGATTTCTACTTTGGCTGAGACTGagaatgattttattttggcatAAATAACACACAAGCTGTTTCTTCTGCACAGCAGCTGGACATCTTCACTTAGGATTTATTGgcagagaaacaaaaaggaCAACCTCTGGTGTTTTTCCTCCATTAGAGCAGTTGATTACTGGGTTTCAATTACAGGAAATTGCACCCAGACAACTCATCTTGCTGGTGATGTGCATATGCAAGCGATTCGGGAGTTTACTCACAGCTCGGCCGTTGCTCCTGCGGTCGCTCCCTGCGTGCCTTTTCCTATCTGCTCCTTCTTCTTTCCCTTCTTCTTGCCTCTGTAGTAGGAGCGCTCCCTCATGGGCAGCCACCTCTCAAGGTCAGGGTTTGCTTTGGGGTCATAGTTTTTGGGCAGTTTGCCTAAAATGAAACAAGAGGAAGAAAACATGAGGAATCACAAAAATGTAATGGATCGGTCATCGATAACTATCTGGATTAATATAATTTGAATTAATCTTGTATGAGAAATGAGCTTCATAATATGTTGTAATACCTCCAGGTGGCCCATAGAGGTCAATAACGTTTAGATTCAATTACACCCatcttaaatatataatatatttagaaaatatatagatcacatacagtatatgtatcAATAGCAtacctctcttcttcttcctcttctttttgatcTCGCCTtggctgtaaaataatacagataTATTATTAGCATAACTGAGGTGAGCATGTAGCCATCTAATTTCATCCTTCCCACTCTGCTCAATACATTTTCAACAAACCAAAATATGAATGTAAACATAGATAATGTTGTGAACATGATGGAAGTCTATGTGGAAGATCGTAATGAGAGCTAACCTTTGTTCTTTGGGAAGGTTTTCTCCGGTGACCTTAGCAGCCTTTTTCCTGACATAAGTTGCTCCGTGGGAGTTCTCCAGCTCATCCACGTCCACATTGAAGGCCATTGTGTCTGCAGATGGCAGGTGCTTGCTGAGGCTGGAGAGGAATGCTAAGGACTTAACTATTTCCCATTGGTATTTTGAATATACATCTTCATTTCGCACCATTACAAAATTCATCTAATGTCTTTTTGCCATTGCAGGGTCAGCTTGACTCAACcaccagaacatttttttttatcatttgaagGCAGCATAAAAATAGCATCCCAAATAAGCAATtacatttctaaaaaatgtcaaatggtGGAAAATGACAATTATATTGTACCAAAGCCCATCAAtccaaaacaacaaagacatttaTCATATTAtaggaaatattcacattttaaatcctaAAAATCACTAAATGTTTGGAGTTTCTGCTTCAGTAATGCCTGGAACTACAAATTTAGTAGCACAACaaacaaattgtacaaaaaaaagatcatttcaGTAGGTAAAAAAGGATACGATTTGGCTTTATCCGTGTCCACCAGAGAATACGCCGAGATGAGTTGTGCCAGTGTGTGGATGTCGTTggtgttttgtctgtttcaagaagaaaaaaaagttggattgTTGTAAAAAGAAGGAATTTCAACAActgttgcattaaaaataataatcaacccAAAGGAACATAGACTAACACACATGAATATAAACACTCACAGATGTGctgcataaatacataaaagaaTAAATGCTTTGCCTTCACAatgagtttgttttttcattttataatgtGTAACTTTCCGCTCTATAAGCACCTTGTAATGATGTTTATCAATCTGCTTAAGAACTTGATTGACATGATTGATTAAACAACAAGCGGAAACAACAGATGTTAGATAACCTTTTAGGAGCACATCAAGCGTTTTTCTTCCCCTCTCGAACACTCCACACATGTTGAATCTGAAAGTGTTTTGCAGGGCTATAACTCACTTCCACAGCTGCTCCAGATCACTAATAGCTTCTTTTTTCCGTCCGTACTTCAGTTTGAAATTGGCAGCTTCTCGTACAAGCGCCAAGTGTGCAGCAGATCCTGGCTGTAGAGGAGAAAGAGCAGGCCCATTACACGGAGGGAGCATTCAGATAGCAGAAAGTAGTCCATGTGTCAACTTTGCCTTGTCAGCCGAAAGCCTCGACTAAAATTGGTGAGTGGCAACATTAATCTTCGTTCTGCAGATTACTTGTCAATCAAATACAGAAGGTTGTAGTGAAAGTGTTTTGTTCTATGAATTTTCTGTTGATACATTTTGAGGAAGACTCACGAGAGTCACAGAAGAATCAGTATTGTGTTAAATAAACCCACAACCGAGTGACAGATATTTGTAAAACATTGCACACAAACCTGTTCAGACTGGTAGTGCTCAATAGCTTGTTTGAAAACCTCAATAGCGCTGTCGATGTCTTCTTCATGGGAGTACATCGTTACCAAAGCTGAAATCTGAGGTGGTAAGGGCACAGTTTAGACAAATTATATGAGAGTTGACTGAACAGTTAGCAGGGGACTATAACCAGCCACTTACCATCCCTGATTTGTGCTTGAACTCTTCAATGGACCTTAGAACATCACAAGCTTTTGTTACGTGACCTGAGGACCGAAAAAAGATGCAAACAGAGTTATTACAACAAAAAGCAGCAAAAGTGACCATtaaaaataccataatgtcaacCGGTCAAACACataatcacaagaaactaaggCTTATTGCTGGAAAACCCTCTTGAAGCATTTAAAACAGTTTGAAAATGTCATTCTTTCATTAGGTGTGCTTTAGTCTTGTTTATGAATATTTAAGCACCCCAAAGATTAAAAActgaacaaacattttaaacaataaaatatgctctcatttgacaaaatatatttatgtgtttattacaAGAAGCTAAAATTGTTTCAACTGTTATCCTGTCGTAAGACAACAAAAGTAAGATAGTAGCGTCTGTCCTAACACCTCAAACTATAATCTGTGTAAAACATGCCAGTACCTTGTATTAAATAGAGTTGTGCCATTGTGAGTTTAATGCCAGATGCACTCTCAGGATGCTGGTCTGAGAATtgctggaaaacaaaaaagaatagTCAGTTAGCATGgtctaagaaaataaaaaataaaaaatgtatgaagatcTTGCACATAGCCAAGCTTGTCTGGTGAAAACTGCCTAGCCCAGCTTCAAATATTAATATTCTTTTTTAGAGCAACACACATTGGGCAAAACAGTGACattctgtgaatgtgtgtgtttaactgtAAATCCATTTGCCGAGTGGTCAAAAGTGTCTGTCAATACTAGATGAATGCATTAGTGGGAATGTAACCTCAGCAAAGTTGGTGCTTTACTTCTAAATAACCAGAAAGAAAAGTAGGAggatttagtttaattttaggATGTGAGCGAGACTGAAGACATCCAGCAAAAAGTGTTGTCATTTCTACCTGGAGCAGCTCGATGGCTCTGCTGTGCTGCTTCTCTCTGCACAGTTGAGCAACCTGGATGAGGACCGGCCGCGGGTGACCCGGATTCTGAGACTGAAGACTGGATGACAGTTTCCTGCACTGGTCAGCCTGTTGGCAGCAAACATTATCAGTAAGAATTCTGGAAAGCCAGCCTTTATGGTTAACCTCTTTATCTAAATCATGACAGACTTTAGCTACCTGGTTAGTGTACATGGCCAGGAGGGCTTTGTTGAAGTCGATGGCCTGCAGCTGCTTCTTCGCCAGCTTGTATTCAACACCTTCAGCGTTCGTCAGTTTCACCTTTTTCTTTGAGTCGAACACGTTTTGGTCCTACGAAAACAGGCAGAGCTTTCATCAAAACACATTTCATCCAGTTGGAATTTTGCTTttgataattaaatattttagttgGAAAAATTGTAATACACCCACCTTGTTTATTGTAATGATATTGTTGGCAGTCACAGCAAGCAGCCCCACATCCGATGGCCTGCAAATTAAGAAAAGATTATGGAATATCCATTTGACATTTGCACAAGTACTAGACCAGCCCAAATCTTCCTCTGCTTTTGGgagcaaataaaatgtgatgaacTCTCTTGAACTCACTTGAGCTTGATGACCTGGTTGTAAAGCTGCAGAGCCTCGTCTGTCCGACCTTGTAACTGCATGATGTACGCCATCTGAGAATGGATGACGGCCAGCTCTGACTCAATGTCCTCCTCAGTCACATCCTGAAACAGACAAAGCAGCAATGACTGATTATCCTGGGAAAAGTAGAAATGCAACAACTGGGGtacatggggggggggggggaactACAAGCAGGTACATTGCTgtacatttactaaaaattcacatcataataaatcatattttatcagTTTCTAGTTTCTTATGTCAATATTTTCTTGTCGTCCATCGTCTACCTTGGTAACACACTCTACTTAAATCATATAGTACCTTTCATATGATTGAATAAAACCATTCTGCTATCTAGGGGGAAAACATCTCAAATAAAACTTCAGTTTCAAAAACTCGATCTTTGTCCACACCATTTCTAAGAATTTAACGTTGTGGCTACTGTTGAGAAAGATTTAACTAAAATACTTTATTCccctgattaaaaaaagtaaaaagtaaaagtataatcTTTCATCACTTTCCATTCAGTGATTTTGTAAGACCAATTCACAAAAGCATAGGTGCATTCCAGGATGAAACCTGATGACAGACACATAAttgttttacaaaaacaaagtaaCACTCACAGAATCATCTGCCAAAGAGACTCTGCAAAGCtctgtgaaagaaaaacaatcagTTAATGTCAAATCAAAGAATGGATGAAACAGCATGTTGACAGAGAAGGCAGAACAGAGCTGGACTGACCCTCTGCTTGTCGTAGTTTATTGAGGGCCTCTGTGAGTTGTCCATGGCCAATCAGGGCGCAGGCAGCATTGTAGCACAGCTCATATGTGGACTCGGGAAGACCTAAATCTtcctgcaaataaacaaaaacaaaaaaaacatcttgaaaaacaaatacaataactGCAGAGTAATTTGCCACATACTTTGAAGTGGACTATGAGCTTTTCTTCAGATTTCTTTTAACTAGTATGAATACAAGCAtcacttttaaaacttttgtgatcattttaagTTGCTCTTCATCAAGACCAAACATTAAACCTTTTCTTgttcaacaacaacagagaagaaAAGCATATCAACAAACTACAATGGCGTCGACAGGCAAGACTTCTAAATGTTGCTTACCAACGGAACTTCTTCCCACTGACTCATAGAAGCCACCACAGCAGCAAGGTTggtcttcctctcctcctcgtaCTCATCCTGAGAGTTCCTGATCAGGTCTGTGTAGACGGACTTGCAGTCATCGTACCGCTCTAGTCTGTACAACTGGACGATAAAAAAAGGGAGTCCCCAGaagtattttaataaaaaatgacaagctTCAGTGATTAAAATATTGCTGAAAGTAGACAGATACAAAAATAGTCATTATTCAACAGCCCCATAAACGAGGTGGTGGGTAggaatattgttttatttcaccttaaaagtatATAGTCTACAAATTCATAGCACACAGCAGCAACATATCTTAAATTCATGTCTGAACAGCCTTACCACTTGACCATAGAGCTCCTTCAGCTTGTCCGTTTGTTCAGGAGCACTTTCAATGGTCTTCAGGGCGCTTTCGACTCTGTTAAGCCGGTACTCGCAGTATGCCTTCTCAAACACAACATCACTGAGAaacaagagaaataaaaaaaataatttcagtggGGACACATGTAAGCACAGAATTTTTTAGTCATATAAATATGTGATAGGTGTAAAGCATGAAAGTAGAATAGCAAAAGTTGCATTCAGTTATAATATTGTTTAACTGTTTTGATAAAACCATCAAACAAATGACATGgttattatgattataataTAAGCTCTTATCTTTTGCTtactatattatttatttgcttactatatttattatttttctgcaatTACTCTGCTATTTTTGTAGCTTCATGCCCAAAGGGAGAGGACCAGAAATGTCcaaacagcaaaatgaaaatactgtCAGAGGGCAGGgactctgcagatacagacaaggtctgacagtgttttcacctgtatttggagctgtccacttgtgtttGAATCACTGTGGTCTAGATGTTACTGCAAAATTGGAACAGGGTCCTAGTGATGAGTGACAGGGATGAAAAAAtctgcatagtatacctttaaaatgtccttttttgacTAGAATAACTTGCAGTACTTTTGCTCCTCAAGTATGGAATAATCTTGGGGTttgcaaatacatcatgttgttttaatggcatttttgtttgattgtttaaatgtgtgtatgGATGCTATCTTCCTGTCACCAAGTCAACCCTTATTTTAATATTGAGAAAATTGAAAAGTACATTAAACGACTATTATAAATACCATCTATGGGGGTGTAAATGTCAAATGTCTTTGTTATTTGGCTGTCCACCAGTCCAAAAACTCAGACATTTAAATGGCAAAGcactttagcatttttttgcttgataaaaacgattaatatttaattaaaaaaacattaattttttgTTCGGGTTGATCAGGAAGAATATGCAAGAGTTATACACAAAGGAATAAATCACACAGTAAGTCATTTGTTTACCTGCCGAGCAACTTTGAGTGGGTGTTCATGACATTCAACGCCTCTTTGAAGCTGCCATTCTGAACAAGGCAaactattttacagtggaggGCCGTCACATCGTCCCTGTTTTCATGCAGAACTggacaggagaggacacaaaCACGACACATTTAAGAAACAGGGCACAACTTCACtcacatatcgtcacactgttaaaataatcgcctaagtcactttttttttctctttttgcctaaatcatctcctcatgacctcggccacctatggtaaaatcgcctacatccacAGTTGATCAGATGATgagattttacccctttaagatcatcacttcttctGACAATTTGCCACGTTCATGGggatcagataagaacccagcaaagaagagttatagggagattgtttagttatcgttgacactaatattggtaacactttactctaaggtgtctacataagattgacatgagcatgtcaaaaacatgacatgggatgtgtcatgaagaTAAATGACACTGacgtaacattaatgctcatgatactgttcatgtcatgtttctgacaggcttgtgtgacttatgtagacaccttcaaaataaagtgtttctacatcttgcttaagtcacaaaagcATGTTCAAAATATTGCCTAAGCCTAAGTTACATAATTAACACACAGtcttattactatgccaatagccatcctttgttacatactttttgagtgaaatgatcaataaatgtaatatgttactcttttggtgaagtttttagtgtttcctgcaaaacttgaaaaaagagttaggcgattattttaacagggtgacgataatAT of Centropristis striata isolate RG_2023a ecotype Rhode Island chromosome 12, C.striata_1.0, whole genome shotgun sequence contains these proteins:
- the srp72 gene encoding signal recognition particle subunit SRP72; its protein translation is MASGGVSVASLWTEVNRCGQNGDFTRALKALTKILHENRDDVTALHCKIVCLVQNGSFKEALNVMNTHSKLLGSDVVFEKAYCEYRLNRVESALKTIESAPEQTDKLKELYGQVLYRLERYDDCKSVYTDLIRNSQDEYEEERKTNLAAVVASMSQWEEVPLEDLGLPESTYELCYNAACALIGHGQLTEALNKLRQAEELCRVSLADDSDVTEEDIESELAVIHSQMAYIMQLQGRTDEALQLYNQVIKLKPSDVGLLAVTANNIITINKDQNVFDSKKKVKLTNAEGVEYKLAKKQLQAIDFNKALLAMYTNQADQCRKLSSSLQSQNPGHPRPVLIQVAQLCREKQHSRAIELLQQFSDQHPESASGIKLTMAQLYLIQGHVTKACDVLRSIEEFKHKSGMISALVTMYSHEEDIDSAIEVFKQAIEHYQSEQPGSAAHLALVREAANFKLKYGRKKEAISDLEQLWKQNTNDIHTLAQLISAYSLVDTDKAKSLSKHLPSADTMAFNVDVDELENSHGATYVRKKAAKVTGENLPKEQSQGEIKKKRKKKRGKLPKNYDPKANPDLERWLPMRERSYYRGKKKGKKKEQIGKGTQGATAGATAELDASKTATSPPTSPRPGSASGSTTAPASNVVPPRQQKPAASGATRKKAPQKKKKGGKGGW